The Anabrus simplex isolate iqAnaSimp1 chromosome 1, ASM4041472v1, whole genome shotgun sequence genome window below encodes:
- the LOC136856721 gene encoding esterase FE4 produces the protein MLLLTSFCTLLLLVVIRATHDEDIVKIAEGRLRGSKMVSFRGREFHAYRGIPYAEPPIGPRRFKPPQAKSPWSGILNATVEGTVCSQIDLGTEVYGGDEDCLFLNVYAHNNGKRSPVIVWIHGGGFIEGHGGINITAPHYLLDHDVILVTFNYRLGPLGFLSTGDSALPGNYALKDAVEVLRWVQRNIESFGGNRDLVTVYGYSSGAAMAQGLTMSPLTKGLFHRVIFESGSALHHWAFKPSPVQEARQVAKLIGCQSTESSSGIAKCVTAASAKALVDTLYSFPYWGVKYPLPYGLVVEVQDDDSDPPFLTQPPIQLLRKGHVLKIPALTGNTAAESAFIPAVAIKSDASMKELDEHFDRIVLKGFIPGNISDEDVREVKEFYFHSKSAKEATLEQLIELISDTTYYYNSHRSALAFAGATNMPVYVYLFSFQGRVSSIVTANINPTPLGVAHGDDLVYIYGTVADFPGGEPNSEETKTIMRVTKMLVDFALTGDPTPKRSDLIQVKWLPLLGERKLFRYLEINEELTMKTGPFYPERIAFWDNLIAKRRRGEL, from the coding sequence ATGCTGCTACTAACCTCCTTCTGTACTTTGTTACTGCTGGTGGTGATACGTGCGACACATGATGAAGACATCGTAAAGATTGCTGAAGGAAGATTACGAGGGTCCAAGATGGTTTCTTTTCGCGGTCGAGAATTCCATGCCTACAGAGGGATACCCTACGCAGAGCCTCCAATAGGACCCCGACGTTTCAAACCTCCTCAAGCGAAATCGCCCTGGAGCGGAATTCTAAATGCAACAGTTGAAGGCACAGTTTGTTCTCAGATAGACCTAGGTACAGAGGTGTATGGTGGTGATGAGGATTGTTTGTTTCTCAATGTCTACGCTCACAATAATGGTAAGAGGAGCCCTGTTATTGTATGGATACACGGCGGAGGCTTCATTGAAGGACACGGTGGAATTAATATTACTGCCCCTCACTATCTTCTGGACCACGATGTTATATTAGTGACTTTCAATTATCGTCTGGGACCACTCGGCTTCTTGAGCACTGGAGATTCCGCCTTACCTGGTAACTACGCGCTCAAGGATGCCGTAGAGGTGTTACGATGGGTTCAAAGAAACATTGAGTCATTTGGGGGTAATCGTGATTTAGTGACTGTGTATGGTTACAGCTCTGGGGCTGCAATGGCACAAGGTCTGACCATGTCTCCATTAACGAAGGGGTTATTCCATCGTGTTATTTTTGAAAGTGGCTCAGCTCTACATCACTGGGCTTTCAAGCCGTCACCGGTACAAGAAGCACGTCAAGTTGCTAAGTTGATTGGATGCCAATCTACCGAATCCTCCAGCGGCATTGCAAAGTGTGTGACTGCTGCATCCGCTAAGGCATTAGTAGATACACTGTATAGTTTTCCTTACTGGGGCGTCAAATACCCACTTCCATACGGTCTGGTCGTGGAGGTACAAGATGACGATTCGGACCCTCCATTTTTGACCCAACCCCCTATACAACTTCTCCGTAAGGGACATGTCCTCAAAATTCCTGCCTTGACAGGAAATACCGCTGCAGAGAGTGCATTCATACCAGCTGTGGCAATTAAGAGCGATGCGTCAATGAAAGAACTTGATGAACATTTTGATCGCATTGTACTGAAAGGTTTCATTCCCGGTAATATTTCTGATGAAGATGTACGGGAGGTAAAAGAATTCTATTTTCATAGCAAGTCCGCTAAGGAAGCTACTTTGGAACAGTTAATAGAGTTAATTTCTGATACTACATACTACTACAATTCACATCGATCTGCGTTAGCGTTTGCCGGCGCTACCAATATGCCTGTATACGTGTATTTGTTCTCGTTTCAAGGGCGTGTCAGCTCAATTGTGACCGCGAACATTAATCCAACTCCCCTGGGAGTGGCCCATGGGGACGATCTTGTATATATATATGGTACAGTAGCTGACTTCCCAGGTGGTGAACCAAATTCGGAGGAGACGAAGACCATTATGCGTGTGACCAAAATGTTGGTCGATTTCGCATTGACAGGTGATCCTACACCGAAAAGAAGTGATTTAATACAAGTGAAATGGCTTCCCTTGCTTGGAGAGAGAAAACTATTTCGATATCTGGAAATAAATGAGGAACTAACAATGAAAACTGGGCCTTTTTATCCAGAAAGAATTGCTTTCTGGGATAATTTAATTGCCAAACGAAGGCGGGGTGAATTATGA